taaaattctatataatttaagaattgaTCAAGATTCACGTCTCGCTTAGTCAGATCGTATCGGTTCGACTTTGATTTGAATATGTGTATGTACGGACACATGAGAATTATAAGgtgatttttaatcaattattcaCGTTATAGTTGGAAAATGTTCATAAATATAACCATCCATACCTTAGGTATAACTTTTATTGTCCTAAATACTTTTacaatctttatatttttatctttacaACCTTGCTAAGTTAagcatcaaaatatataatcgaAACATTCCTAGTGTTATTCTCACATGTTCCTTTTTTCACGAGGCACAGCATCCGATCTCCAATTTACTAGAACATTCTTGGAGTATTCTGGTAATAGATTTCAcctaaaacatatttttcaatatagaTTTCATGTAAAAAGATCTAACTGCTACGAAGTGTtcattttctcaaagttcGTTGAGGTACTTCAACTTTACCATTGTAGCCCCACCAATGTGTTAGTAAAGTCGTTCCAATAATATTCACTTCATCAAGCATTATGAGCCGACggcaaatttaatatacttaaagaaattcaaactcgtgacattcaaaaaataaatcagaCACTTTacaaccaaaaattcaaatttagatGAAATTCACAATGAGAGCAAAAAAGCAAATGGCTTTTATTTCACTCCaaaaaagtgagaaaaaagaatatgactTGTGAAccctttttactttattttttcatcactatctaactttataaaaagattaagaaaaagcatccaagaaaagaaagctaatcttaaaattgaaggctcattaaaataataaccttatatatatatatatatatatatatatatatcgaaaAAAATGCGATCAATtctcttgtgatatcgcaaatgagcaaattacctccttatgagaaaataaatagcgatttactttcctgtattttttaaaatacaacaatttacctcctatgatttttaaaatgaagtaatttacctccctatattttaaaaagtacaggggtaaattgtaatttttttcataggggggaaatatgctcattttcaatatcacatgggggtaaattgcgacttttttttcatatgagggtaatgtgctcattttcaatatcacaggggataaattattattcacccAACATAtacatgcaatttttaattttccaatataatagttatatatatatatatattgcatgaAATTCTATGGGCATAGAatacaagtaaaaataataagttacaAAATCCTAAAATTCTATGAAATGCCACACAATTTAAGTACCCAGCCAACgtcagaaaaataataataattagtgtGTTTGAAATATgtgtgaataattaattactgtaaaatttaaaatatatataaaatatttttaaaaatatataactctatctgtacaaataaaaaatattaaaaaagatattataaaagagtgagagaagaaaaaataaaattaatagttgaGAAGTgttagggaaaaaaattgagtgaccaaaaaaataaaaaataccaaaatggTACTCTTCTATTATGAAAAGAGGATAGATCATAGATACATAATAGAAATGGTTCCaattgcttttgtttttacGGTACGACTAAACTTTAGAGAAAATTATACGTTAAACAGtagtaaaaatactttttgaaGCTGATAAATGCTTCATAAACGGCTGCAAACACCcacaataattacaataactaACATTCTATGCTgattgtaattctttttactATAATACTTTTTACATAATCATtcgtaaaattattaaaaaatatcgtaTCAATACGTGAATACCTAAATAtgttgtttgatttatttatgcacttaaataaaatttaatcagaGTAGAAATTTCgatatttgttaataatttcatcattGTAATTTCGTTTTCTCGACCCACTGCTCCATATTTCTGTCTCACTTTATTTCTTATTCATTCCTTAGACCAtaattgtttcttttaataaattttatttttttcttcattttgtattacatatatttttatatgttggTGGGGCTGCgttggaaaattaattattaaataattattactaacaattaaaatattattggtaagtaataattttaatttatttttattgtaatactttttattattaataattattacaaaacaaaGCTCAAACTCGGGTCCTTTATCACTCACTCCTCCACACAAGAGAGCACAAAATCCCTTTGCGGTTCTTGCAGGCACAAAACCACGAAAAATTCTCCAAATCGATTGCAAACTTTATCTTCACACAGTCAGGAAAATTCAACCTCAGCCCTTTTCTCCATTGTCTCAAAATCTCTTTCGAATCCCATAAAAGAGATCGTCTCTAATATATAAAGATCGTCCTTTTTGACTGATCTCTTCTCTTGATTTTTCAAGCTGAGATGCTGCACTTGTTCTTCGCGGTGGCGTTTTCCGCGGCCCCTCTGATTCTTTACGTCCCCCCAATCAGAAGCTTGAATCTTTTCTTGGAGGCCGTACAGGATATGTGGAGGGAGACGAGTGTTCATACTGTTAGGGTTTATCCTCGTTTAAGGTACGCTTGTAGGAGGATCTTGAATTGTATGCTGTGTAATACTACTTAGGCGGATTTTGTTGAAGATTCAGAGGTTTGGATGGAACCCACGTAGAATGAAAGAAACCTTGTGAATAGTTTtgctcctttttttttttttttttgtgtaagaTTCAGGTGTTCTTGAACTTGTGGTGGTGTTGGAAAATAGATGGTTTTTGTTGTAAGAGTTTAGGGAATAATAAATGGAAGAGTGAGATTTTGTACTGTTTCTTTAGTAGATTTGATcacatgaaataaaatttcatttttttatatatataatgtccCCCCTTTTGCATTCATTTTTACAGAGCTTATGCCTATCagcaacttttttttttttcctttttcttgtttgttatCTTGGGGGATTACAGTCCTTTCTGAAAAGGGTTGGATGATTTTGGCCTATTTGGGATGCTATATTACAAGTCTCTGCAGTTAGGATCCATATTTAAAAGGTTTCTCATTCTTGTAATGGGGGCTTTTGGAATTTGGAGAAGAGACAAAATTGACCGAGGAAGGAGGCCGGAGGGAATGGTAAGGGAACTTCATCTATGGATTTGCACTTGCTAGCCTATgataatttgttgaaaattcaACATACTTGCCCAAATTGTTGATGTGCAATTGAATATCTCTCCAAAATGTGCAGCTTTCAAGCTTCTTGTTCTAGTTTCTTTTCATGACTTTGATTGTTCAACATCAATGAATGGAACTCCCCAGTTGTGTTCATGTACAGTTTGTTTGTGGGTCATTTTTTGTACCTTTAGAGCTATTTCGGAAATTGCTTACCAAAGGAAAGAACCTAGTCTTTGACTCTTTTTCAGAAATCAAATGTAAGCTGCCAAATTTTGCTgaagaaaattacactttttggAGGAGGAGAAACAtctttgataattttcttccTTCCTTTTGTCTGCAGGCAGAAATAGATTTTGGTTTCTCATGATTTGCATTCCCTCCAACATTATATAATGGAATTGTAACATAAATTCAGAAAGGAGGCATTCTCATTTATTGACTGGAAGTTGCTTGAATATAGCACAGTACATATCTTTATTCGTCAACATTTTGTTTTCTAAGTAACAAACAAATGAATCAAGAAATAATGAGAcaatggaattgtataaaaaatgaaagaatgaaagagttgactatatatatatatgcaaagtTTCTCTATGGCTGATTTGTTGTATCTGTTGATTTAACTTGAGAGAGTGCACGGCTTTAGGAACCAGAAAACGTCCAACGATCTTGCTTCTTTTTCAGCAGCCTCTCCTCCATGGTTGCTGGTCTTCTCCTCTCTTTCAACCCTATTCACCACCTCCTTGTTCATCTGTTTCAGCTCCTGCAGAATCCCTCTCTCCTGATTCTTCCAGTCATGTGAATCAATCAGTAAACAATGCCAGTCAGCATCTTGTACTTAAATGTGGCAAAAAGTGATGATTGGAGCACAAATGTCCGGGAATGATAGACATGCAGTTCACTATTGACATGCTTCCTGCAACAGTGTTGCTTTTTATAACACGGTATCTATCAAGAATCAGCATCTTCCTCCTGATTTAACTATTGTCAATGTGTTCAAGGCTTTGGTTACTAGACCATGAATTGGTTTTTGGCTTCCGACCATGAGAATTCAACTAACAAACAGTGTCTGTTTTATGCCCTCCAGCACATGCAAATAAACCCCAGCATGAAAAAGAAAGTGCCTTCTCACCTAGAGCACCTTACAACAGACATGTTTTTCCCTCTTTACTAGAATTCAGTGGTTAAGGAGAGAGTAGCTAGTTACTATATTTGTCCATAACAAAACAATTACTTAGCTAAATTGTGTGCTTAGCTAAATTGTGTGATCAATCTGTTAAGGAACTCGTACATACCAGAGGTCTGGGCCTGAAAGGCTTAGGTGTCGTTGATTTCAGAGGTATTTGTCCATAACAAAACAATTACTTAGCTAAATTGTGTGATCAATCCGTTAAGGAACTTGTACATACCAGAGGTCTGGGCCTGAAAGGCTTAGGTGTCGTTGATTTCAGAGGTCCGCGATTGGCAGAGAAACACTGTGGAGTGGGAGGACAAGTCCGGATTTGCAACAAGCCCTCTGCTCCTTCTTGGTGCTTAATGTTCTTCACATCAACAGAAATTGGAGTGTTCTCTGCATCATCATTTCTTCTGCATGGACGAATACAAGTTCACATTACAATACACtgaaatttattcatttcttcACAGAATTTGTTTGCTACATGCTGAACTAAACACTAGGAATCCAGAGATATTCTGCAGTNNNNNNNNNNAAACTTTACTTTTTCCTTCTCTGTTGCCCCTTGGAGCCACTTAACTCGATTGCTTCACTTTTCACTTTAGGCAACTCTAGCAATGgtttcctttccttttctttatcATTCAAAACCCCTAAATTTTCATCACTATGATCTTTACCCTGATGCTTTTCCACATTGTTTCTGTCCACATCAACTGCGGTCTCCTTATCTCTTGTTCTAGTTGCGATCTTCTTCAACTCGTTGCAAAACTCTGCAACCTTGTTTAGTAAATCCCCACCTGAGAACAAATTCCTTGCTGACAAAGTACTTCTCAGCTTTGGTGTTTGTTCCTTCTTCGTCATAGTCTcctttatttgtttcttctctGTGCTTGATTTGAGTGCCCCTTTTCCAAGTTTAGCTTTGTGAATTAGAGGAGTTGAGAAATTGGGGTCTTGATTTTCGCCATCTTCGACCACCCTATGATAGTTTGTGTCCTTGATCGTCGCAAAAGGTTGATTTATCCCTCTCTTCTTCAGTGTTGCATCTCTGTAATTACGAATGATCAAGTACGGATTAGAAACGATAAAGAGGATAAAAACTTTCAGTCCGGTGCTGGAAATTTCGTCAAATACCTCTTGTTTCTGTCACCGAATGGAGGGATATCGGATACACTAACTGATCTTTGCAGCTGCAGTGCAAGTTGAAAACAAATGAGCAACAGCAGGATAAAACCAAATATCGTTTTAAATATCAGGAATCAAGAACTACAATTTCAGCCACATCTTAACAAACGACACAATCTCTTTAGTCTGGGAAATAAAGCAAAAGTGTGTAGTTAGTGAAAACGAGTAActggatgaaaatattaacagaAGTAGGAAAATACAAGAATACAGATTTCCCATCAATTCAGTTTGTCGAAGAAAAGAGTTAATTCCCAAGTACAGCTTCAAATCGAATGAAATTTTGACGGCCTTTAGTTCAACACTTCCTGTATCAGATGCTTGAACACAAGCAGAGTCTTTGAAGGAGTGAGAAACAAAAACAGATTATCGAAATGTAAAAATGAATGCTAAGGGAATGAACTTTTTGTGTAACATTCAGTAACTTCATCAATTCAACTATCTACAAGCAGCATTAGGATTCGCTTCAAATCAGTATATAAAACCTAGAAAAAGCTTGAGAATCACATAATGACCATACCAACATCATGATTTCCggaatttctaaattttcttgGAAAACAGAAATCAAGAACAGGGAAGCAACAGAAACCTTAGAATTCGAAGTGGGCGTCCTCAGCTTCTCATTCAGGAAATCTTCAGCCGTCTTTGGGTGGTCACAATCTACACAGCAAGAAAAAGATTACCCCAAAcgaattaaaaatgaaaacccATCCCTCTCAAGAAACAaccaagaaaatcaaaatcaatatcGGCATCTGGGCAGGTGCGAAGTGTGTTTTCACTTACTGGGTCGGCAGAACCAGGCCTCATCATCAACGGGGTCATCCGGGGCGGAGAAATCTACCCATTTAGGCGCATTGATGTACTCATACAACTCGTCTTCCACAAATCTTGTATCTATACTCTTCCAATCAATTACTGCCACCTCCATTCAGATTATACCTGTGAAGAAGCTCAATTTCTCTGCTGCTCAAACGCAAATACGAAAATGTGTATTCACAATCTCTTTGAAAATCCCTGATTACAGAATGATTACAGAGCAGTATTTAGaggtagagagagagagagaggaacgTGAGAGACTTGAGAGACGACGCAGTGGACCGTTGATGAGGGGTGAGGGCcctttcttatttatttccGACTGTTATTTACCTTTTCGACCGTTAGGGGATTAACTTTCACATTTATTTTGAGAGTTACACTTTGTACGTTACGTCAGCACCTGTGCCTCAGGGTTAGATCTGGaattcaatcaaatatttttactgttGCGGAGAAGGAATTTTCTgttcaactttttctttttttttttaaagtaaattacaacaagtgTCGTAACGTTTAATATACGCAATAATACCCTCAAGCCTCGTTgcttgaaattataaatacgtcCTGatctttgataaaattaagtaatcgTTGAATAGACgtaaaaaattgtaactttgctcttattgtattttgttagaaataaatcaatatatatatatatatataaagaacgttgtggatgaaaaaaattagaaaatttgtaaaaaaaatattattaacatagttcataaaaaatttcaagatttttttttaaaaataagtaaaattataattcttggtccacaagggtattttgatcagtttactagtaaaaaaaataaataaaaatctaacagGGACTAATGGAATgaactaattgttagacgaccgttaaaattataggaattttgattgatttttggaatgaactaattgttagacgaccgttaaaattataggaattttgattatttttcaaacaacgagtgtgtacttgtattattttaaatttcagaagaattcgttataatttacccttatttttaatttactagGAAGTATGGCATGTGTtgcatatgtaaaatatatatttggaggTGAATTTGTCACTTATTtactaaaaagaaataataatcttatttatatttctatcattttaaaaagattgatAGTAAGTGTTTTAATTGACAAGGAAATTATTTAAGTCTATTATTTGTTGttcacttttaaatttaattgatattattaaaaaagtaataatttttaaaattaagtttttgtaTTTCGTATTTACTAatcattatatttcatatcTTGTACTTGAACAAAATTACgcgaaaataaaatataataaaatgattaatattatagtaaaattaattagtaaaatcccttgttttggaattttataaaaagttacattttaataaaattgatcaagttttatttgtaattttttatgactatttttttatttttttaattcaattttagttgttATATTGTCTTTGTGTatgttatgttttattttttagtaccATATCTTGATGCCTTTTacttctaaatttattgatgtgaAATGATTTTAGATTGATCATTTATTAActattgttaataaaaatttactctAACTAGACATATCCAtagtttcaatatttatattgcaAGGTCCTATAGGGTGGAAGTTGGGCTGAGCTGCAtttgagctcgactcgagcttGATCTATATGCTTCGTGTTTGCGAGCTCAcacctattattttttattttttatttataaatattatttaagtacatatttaatattatatcaagtttatattaaaaaaattcatcatatattagaattattagtcaatatatcacttattttaattttatataattataaaatatagtatttttatttatattgtttgaAAACACACTTAAGCAACAATTTAGTAagttttgatacttttttgtaactaaatatttaaaattcaccataaattagaattattagttaatatatgatgttttagttttagatgatatcaaatatggtgttttaatttatattatctaaaagtCAAgcttaatgaataatttaatatatttctataatttgtttataaataactttttaatataatgcatataaattttatcgttataatttttaatatccaCTATAACGAAAGTAGCAAGGGAACGTCATCACCTCTTCACTAGGACctcaataataatactttAGGAGCTCATTGTCCTTGTAGTTCAACTCGAGATAAACCTGcacattcatatattatacCAGCGGTACTCCATCCAGACGTCATCCATAGGCAGGTAGGTTGTCCACAATCTACATCAACATCGCCCGCATAATGAATGCCTTGTTTGTGGCATTGTCGTACATTCGAACACTCACATGCCACAATTGCAACAGCTTTTCGCTCAACGGCTTCAAGGACACACCAATCAGATGCTTCGGACTAGAATGACCAGGGATTACCATTGTAAGATACATGTACTCAAAACTCATGCACATATTCGGGGGGAGATTGTACAGTGTAATGATAACGGGGCAATATCAATAAGTACGACCGCATTGCCCATGCAGCGGAAAACCGTCTGTGCAAACGTCCAGCCGAATATTACACGGCTCTTCTACAAAATCGGGATACGTCAGGTCAAAATGCTTCCAACCACTCATCAGAAGGATGACACATTGAGCTATCCTCCGTTTAATGTGTGGCATGTCACGTCATGTGCTCCGTAGTTGCTCTTGAAGCATACAACCTCTGTAGACGGGGAGTAAACAATAAGTACCTAAGAACAGCAGACGAAGACTTCTTGCGGCAGAGGTATCTCTCCCTGTGTCGAGTTGTACCTAGCATCTCTATAAAACTTCTAGTATTCCAAATCGTCGTACATCCTTCCATTACAACATGCATTCATTATCACAtgcatcaatcttctcaacagGTAAACCCAAATCCTCTATCAACTTCTTCGTACTGTAGAAATCTCTCGGCAGGGTGTATCGGGGGgccaatattttattagcccACTGAGATATTCGATTATGATTGCTCAGAAATATGGTTATCCGctttgatattcaccaactcaacAATAGATGCTAATTGAGATTTGGTGCAACCGTTCTACAATGGCTGATCAGCAGCATGCATTACATCGTAAAACTGGTCTGCCAACCTTAATAGATAATCATAGGGGCCACCACCttaataatatgaactaggacCGGCATCAGTAGGGCGGGACCTCCTACCAAATAACCCGGCCCTACTGCATCAAAAACCATCCTCTATGCCAATCCATCTGTTGTTTATTACCCCAGTGTGAATAATTACCTCCTCATGAGCAGTTGGGATTTTGTTCCTCTTGCACTTGAGGGGCAGTCACAGCATCGAAGTACTCCTACATCCTCTCATCGCCATACAaagttcaattataatattctgaCATAAATCCTCGCATACACAAGTGATAACTGACATCATTGGATGTTTTGAACTGTGTTTTTGCACTTCCGACTCCATTCATATACTGACACTTGGCGCATTCTATAAAAGTCTTAACTCGATCCTCAAACTCCAGTGTAAGACCTGCCCTCCCTTGAGATTCTTATCATACATCCATCTACTCAGTTGTAATAACATGATGATATATCACTGCATATTtacacgtatatatataaatatataattcgacctataaattttataaatattacattatacTAAACCAATACATAACatataagatcaaaaaatcataaaactaaaataagtaaactataaatttaattaacaaaaggGTTAAATAAGTCGTTGTTGCCTGATCAACCAACTCAAGAGATCATCAATTGCCGATCCAAAAACTAAGTAATAATCTACTTGATCAAGTGTATATGCACAAAAATCAGAGAGATATTGAGAGTGTATGCGGTTAATAAGCAACtctacaacaaataaaaataaaatgaaaacaacttACAACACATACGTATATAATCTATTTTGTACCAGTTATTGTAACGgcctttgaaatgaaaaaaataaccgttgaaaaaatagttgttaaaaaaatatagccgTTATAATGCCAACATTTGGAAAggcttttgtaatattatctGGTAAAAAAAGTCATCCATATACACACGATTTTTGCACCTTTCAACATACACTCTCTCACtcagaaataattacaaaaagtgTTACACATTGTAACAACCAATATCTTGTAACGACGTTACGGAtgtattaatattgtaatggCTCCTTAAACAGTTTAGGTTGTTACAAATAACTTAAATTGTTATCAGCACTGACATGACGTCATAACATCCTAACTGTTACAAATACGTAACAAAAGCCGTGCATTTTGAAACGGCCTTGTGGTAGTTCCAAAGAAGCCGTTACAAATTTCGCATTTTttgtagtatatatatgaattttactgttatatttaatatccaCTACAACAAAATACATTTGTTGGTTATCTTAatcctatatttatttaatgtatataaataaatatattacttatctctatatttattaaataaatcgatCAATCAagtaattcattaaaattaaaattagaaataaaaaagaaaagctgaaAAGGTAGTAAATATGCAATGTGAGAATTGCCTATTAGATTTGagtttttatttagatttttaaatGGTGTATTCCGCATGGTATAATAgtccatatttttaaaatttgaatattttagaaaaaaaattaattgaacttGAACTCGAACCTATCTTTTTGAACTcgttgagctcgagctcgagctcaaattTTCGATTGGGTTCGGATCATTTGCACCCCTACCTATATCTATGctaattatatagaaaaacaactattaacttttatcaaaatattgtcAACAATCTcattaacttttaaatttgaaatattattgaataatttttatcttttgcctttatttataatttataattttatatttttagtgtgTTTCTTGATCTTATTTATATGAATCTAATTGGTACTATCTATTTCTTATCTATATTAATCTTTTATGTACATacataattatcttatattgaaaaatcaaataataagagattcactcaataattaaattttcatatacaatttccaataaataaacttagtgtttttatttctagttttactcttaacaaaaatatatttctctactatttatttatttatcattttttgtatttctattttcaatataatttactcattttcaatataattttatgtaaagcTAATTGGTTATTAAATCCCTTGTCTTAATTTTATGTGAAGCAGacttagaataaaaatattaggattTTAAATacctataatataattaaagtaagGGTTTATAATCGAAAATAAACACTTATGGgttcatatttttgtatatagtgtaaatttattacaatttatgtgAGTTTTGCCCTTATACATTATGGCCTTGTTTACGTTGTTGTATGAGATAAATGgacaataaatttcaatttaaatataggatttggtatgaatttataattcgTCATTTCCTATATTGTcatgataatatgattaattatgtacGTGCTAATGTGCTATCTACCAAAATTGACCTTAATATGTAGGGAATAGGCTGATCTATAAAGCacagatattttaaaaaattatctcacGAACACAATTCGGATACGAGTCAGACACGACATTCATGtgccaaaaaatataaaataaaaaaataaaaaagacatgatatCGGACATGCTACGGACATACTTGATGTGGGACTAcctttgcaatatttttataaagtgtAAGACAAACATTGTATCAGGGCGACTAACTTTACAACGTTTTcctaaaatgtgaaaataatattaactattttaaaaggtatgaaaataatattacaaatcacACTGTAGCTTACAACGAAAATTGCagttttctcaaaaatatttgaggagATGATATGAGATGAAAAGTATTTCTAAAAAAGGAAATCTCCTTcactttctttgtttttcttttggggaaccaaatttgattttcacattttatgGGGGCCTAAGTTGCAATTTCGCCTTCTTTATCCTTCTATCCCTCCTTATCCCGACACACTTCTTCCTTCAGCACGGTAGAGAGATAGAAGACCCAAGCCATGTCTTGCAATTCAATTTCACTCTCGTTCCTCCAGAGCACTTGGGCCACTACCCGAACCCAGCAACTTTGCGATGGGACCCGACCCAGTTCACTTCCTGCTTTAGCTCTCCACCCTCGGCGTCTCGTGGTTGAAGCCAAGTCCAGAACTCGAACCCAGGACAGGACTGCTCGCCATGCTCGTATCCGTAAGAAGGCAAGTCTTTCACTTGCTTTTTCCCTGTACCTTTGCGTTTAATTTCTGCAGGAATCGCATTTCTTGGTTTATAAGATTAAAGGGATTGCACAAAGATGTTTTCATGGAGAAGGGAAGTCAGGTAAGGATAGTATTATGCATAATGTAGTGACGGAATGCAGTGGGAGTTTGTGCTATAAGGAATGTCCTCtaagtgtttgaaaatatgatGGTGTGAGAAAAAGTGATTTTGTTTCACTCAGTAAAGAAGTTGTCTATACAATGCAGGAAGTTTAGTGGCGTATAGGTTGTGGTGCAGTAGAAAAAGAAGCATATCTCTTGTtcaacaattttatccctaagGCAGGACAATGTGGCTGATGAAACATTAATTGCTGCCTAAGGGGTATGCTAGGTTAAAAGTTGCTACTTATAGTTAGATTTTGGTACAATATGGATATGGGAACAAGAGATGTTTGATATGAAAGGAAACTGAGTTAGTTTATGGAACCAGGTTGCTGGCTATGACTAGAA
The nucleotide sequence above comes from Sesamum indicum cultivar Zhongzhi No. 13 linkage group LG11, S_indicum_v1.0, whole genome shotgun sequence. Encoded proteins:
- the LOC105173465 gene encoding uncharacterized protein LOC105173465 isoform X2; translation: MEVAVIDWKSIDTRFVEDELYEYINAPKWVDFSAPDDPVDDEAWFCRPNCDHPKTAEDFLNEKLRTPTSNSKLQRSVSVSDIPPFGDRNKRDATLKKRGINQPFATIKDTNYHRVVEDGENQDPNFSTPLIHKAKLGKGALKSSTEKKQIKETMTKKEQTPKLRSTLSARNLFSGGDLLNKVAEFCNELKKIATRTRDKETAVDVDRNNVEKHQGKDHSDENLGVLNDKEKERKPLLELPKVKSEAIELSGSKGQQRRKKRNDDAENTPISVDVKNIKHQEGAEGLLQIRTCPPTPQCFSANRGPLKSTTPKPFRPRPLERGILQELKQMNKEVVNRVEREEKTSNHGGEAAEKEARSLDVFWFLKPCTLSS
- the LOC105173465 gene encoding uncharacterized protein LOC105173465 isoform X1, with protein sequence MEVAVIDWKSIDTRFVEDELYEYINAPKWVDFSAPDDPVDDEAWFCRPNCDHPKTAEDFLNEKLRTPTSNSKLQRSVSVSDIPPFGDRNKRDATLKKRGINQPFATIKDTNYHRVVEDGENQDPNFSTPLIHKAKLGKGALKSSTEKKQIKETMTKKEQTPKLRSTLSARNLFSGGDLLNKVAEFCNELKKIATRTRDKETAVDVDRNNVEKHQGKDHSDENLGVLNDKEKERKPLLELPKVKSEAIELSGSKGQQRRKKRNDDAENTPISVDVKNIKHQEGAEGLLQIRTCPPTPQCFSANRGPLKSTTPKPFRPRPLNQERGILQELKQMNKEVVNRVEREEKTSNHGGEAAEKEARSLDVFWFLKPCTLSS